DNA sequence from the Paenibacillus azoreducens genome:
TAGCCGGGCCGATGAATGTACAATCGCGGTGGAAAAAACCTCCGGCGAACTCCGGCTGACCATAAGCGATAACGGTATCGGCTGCAGCGAAGATAATGAAACACGGGGCGATGGCAATGGCCTCAAAGGCATGAGGGAACGTTTATCACTGATTGATGGTACACTTGAGCTCGCGTCCTCAGGCGGGATGACCGCCACGATATGCATCCCTATTGTTAAAAGAAAAACGTCCGACAACGAACTTGCATGCGACAATGGATCGCATTCGATACCCTAAACCCGGCAAGGAGTGTGAGTCCATATGATCCGAATCGTAATTGCCGAGGACCAGCGGCTTTTGCGCGGCGCCCTTGCTTCCCTGCTTGACCTCGAAGACGACCTGGAGGTGATCGGGGAAGCCGGGGACGGGCAGGAGGCGCTGTCCATGATATTAAATCAGAAACCCGATGTTTGCCTGCTGGACATCGAAATGCCGATATTAACCGGAATCGAAGTGGCCGAGCAGCTTCAAGCGGAATTCTCGCCCTGCCGCATTATCATTCTGACCACCTTTGCCCGCCCGGGTTACTTTGAACGGGCCGTGAAGGCCGGCGTCAGCGGTTATCTGCTTAAGGATGAGCCGAGCGATAAGCTCGCCGAATCGATCCGGCGGGTGATGCAAGGTCATCGCGCCATATCACCCGAGCTGATCTTTGATTCGGTTGCGAAAAAAAATCCGCTCACGCCAAGAGAATGTGAAGTTCTACGGCTGATCTCTTCGGGTCAAACTACAAATGAGATTGCGCGCTCGCTTCACCTCTCGCATGGCACCGTTCGCAATTATATCTCGGAAATTCTCAATAAGCTGGAAGTCAAAAACCGGATTGAAGCGATCAGCCTGGCGGAAGAGAACGGATGGATATAGGCGCTACGGTTTAGCGGCTATCCGCTCTGTTGCGCGCCAGTTTATTGATTTAAGTACAGCTCAATACTGGAATTAGCTCTTGATATTATGCGGGTTGACCGCTTCGGGTCCGGATCGTTCTTCCGATCGCTGTTGTCACCGAATTTCTTTGATTATATCTTTCATATGGTCAAAATTCGGTGACAAAGCGTATGCTTTCGATGCTAGCTTTCCTGCGGAAAGCTTTTAGGCGAACGCTCCGCTTCTTCAGATCGATTCCGTCCCCTCCGCTACCTCGCCTATTATCATGTACTAATATGATGTTGAGGCCAAAAAAGGAGCTGCCCCTAGGTTCATTAACCTTGGGACAAGCTCCTTTTTATTTATATAATTGTTACAGCGTTTCGCTCCAGTCATGGACCATGCTGCCTTCCAGAAACTTCTCGCAGTCCATCGCAGCCATACAGCCGGTACCCGCTGCGGAAATCGCCTGGCGGTAGCGCACGTCCTGAACGTCTCCGCACGCGAACACGCCCGGAATATTGGTTTCCGTCGTACCCGGCTTCACGACAATATATCCAACTTCATCGGTCGTAACCTGATTATCCAGGAATTTGGTATTCGGCGTGTGTCCGATTGCCACGAAAATTCCGTCGGCTTCAATCAGCTCTTCTTGCCCGGTTTCATTGTTGAGCACCTTGAGGCCTTTTACGCCGTTTTCGCCTGCAACAACTTCCAGCGGATTACGGTTCAGCGACCAATCAATTTTGCCATTGCCACGGGCGCGGTCCTGCATGATTTTCGATGCCCGCAGCTCATCCCTGCGATGCACCAACGTGACGCTGGAGGCAAAACGGGTAAGGAAGTTTGCCTCTTCCATCGCGGAGTCGCCACCGCCCACAACCACGATTTTTTTGCCGCGGAAGAAAAATCCGTCGCAAGTAGCGCAGGTGCTGACTCCGCGTCCAATATTCTCCTGCTCTCCCGGAATCCCCAAATATTTAGCGGAAGCGCCTGTGGAGACAATCACGGTTTCGGCTTCTACTTCGCCCATGCCTTCCACGCTAAGCTTGAACGGGCGTTTGGAAAAATCCACTTTGTTTACCCAGCCGGTCTTGAACTCCGCGCCAAATCGTTCAGCCTGCTTGCGCATGTTGTCCATCAATTCCGGCCCCATAATGCCGTCTGGAAAACCCGGAAAGTTCTCAACTTCCGTCGTTGTTGTCAGCTGTCCGCCGGGCTGCATACCTTCGATTACCAACGGCTTCATATTAGCGCGGGCCAAATAAATGGCAGCCGTAAGTCCGGCGGGACCAGTTCCGATAATAATGGATTTGTACATACTATTAGCCTCCTTTAGGGTAAATCATCAATAAGAGGTTGTTCAATTCTCGATGCTGAAAACCGACCTTTTTGAACACTCACAATAGGCTGGAACCTGAAATCCAGATGGGGAACGAAATAAAGGATTGAACAGGAATTTCCCTAGACATTTTCCGTAAAAGGACAGAACATGTCATCCTTCTCCTCTTTGAGGGAGCAGACACTGTCGATGCGTTTGGCATACCGGCTCACGGTCGATGGGGAAATGCCGTACCGCTGCGCCACTTCCTGATAAGTAACGGAGCCGCCGTGCTGTTTGGACGTCAAATACTCAAGCGCCGCCGACCATCCCTCCGTATGCCGGATGATTGGCTTATCCGGATACAGCTTGCCCAAAAATTGATACCACAAGTTTTGCAGATGTTTTTTCTGCTCGCGGCCTGCCGTTTCATCCATATGAAGCAGTGCCTGATCGACAACCGCCTGCAGCGTGTCGCCGCCTTGGTATGTGTAAGCTAGCTGCGTCTCTGCGACCATGGAAGAAGACGAAGCGGCGCTCGCTTCCAAAATTGCCTGCGAGGTGTCTTCGAGCCCCATTTCGGCCAAAACGCGCAAAGCTTCGTTTTTCAGCTCCGCGGGTTCGTCCGGCTCCTTCAGAAAAGTCTCAAGCGTCTCCTTCACCTCTTCATCGGCGATCCAGCCCAATGCGCGAATCACTTGAAGTTTGGTTGCCTTATCTCCATAACGGAGCGCCCAGAAAAACGATGACCGGATCATCGGATTGGTCTTTACTTCCTCGCAGAGCCCGCTTTCATCCTTCTCCCAGCGCTTGAGCTGTTCCTCAAACGGCAGATGGTAATGATAGCTTAGTTCATATCCTTGCTTGCCTGTCAGATCGAACCGTTCCAGCTGATCGAGATAAAAACCCGGAATGTCGGATGCCGGATCCAACTTCTGCAGCTTGCGCCAGCACTGCCCTGCTTCCCGAAAACGACCGCTGTTAAAGGCGGCAACTGCCGTAAAATGATGAAGACTTGGGTCCCCATTTAGCTCCGAATCTTTCAAAAGCCGGCGAAAATGTCTGTAGGCCGCCTCGTGTTTTCCCAGGATTCCCATGGTGGTGGCCAGTTTAAACACATGTTCTCTGTGAAAGGGAACAAGTACTTCGAGCATTCTCAGCAGAGGATTCAAGGATATAGTATCCCCCTCATGCTGGTAAAATATCGCCAAATTGCATAATCCGTGCACATTGCCTTCTTCGAGTTCCAGCACCTCGGCGATCGTAGCTTTGGCTTTCCGGAACAAGCCCATATAATAGTAAGCAAGCGCCAAATTATTGCGCGCTGCCAGAAAGTCGGGCTGCTCCTGCACAATCTGCTCCAGAAGTTCAGCCGCTTGAGCGAATTTCCCTTCTTCCATCAGAGCCCGCGCTTGTTCGTGCTCCATCACGCCTTCACGGCTTCGGATCCGGTTTACCTTCACCGGGGGACGTTCAAGCTCGGATTGGAACAGCTCCATCATTTCTTCGGCTTCTTCCAGAAACTGTCCCTCTGGATCTTCTTCCAAATACTTGACCAGCATACGTTCGGCCTCTTCAAAATTCTCCATATTGGCAAAGTTATTCGCCATATAGAAATAACATTCCGTCATGGAAGCATCGACATGCTCCAAGATATCGAAAAGAACGGCGTTTGAACCCTCATAATCGCCCATCTCTGATAATATACCCGCCATATTGCAATGATTGACCGGATTTTCCGGTTCATATTCAACAGCTTTGCGAAAATATTTTAATGCCTTATCGTAACGAAAGCGGTCCAGCGACCGGACGGCACGTTCAAAAAAGAAGTTGGCATTCATATGAATGGGTATGACTTTATGTTGTAGGTCCTCGGCCTTTAGATGATCTTCCTCCATATAAGCAAGGCACCTCCCTTAAGTTGCAAATAACATTCTACCCGAAGACAAATGCTAGATTCATCTATCCTGAACAGTATACCATAACTTTAATAGCGCATCTAAGGCAATATCTATCATATGAAACAGTCTGTTATCTTGTTATTCAGGCGGGATTTGCTCCGCTTACGCCTATCATTTTTATCGGTTCGATCATGCTCGGATTTGGTGCCCGAAACACAAAAAAACACCGAAGTGCTAGACTCCGGCGTCTTTGAACAAAGTGGCGAGCGACCCGCCTTCCAATATAATTCGTACAGCTGTAGACAATATGGGCGCAACAGTCAAAACCTTCAACCATTCGGGCCGATCCCCGGAAGCGGCTATCGAATCCGTCACAACCACTTCCCGGATATGGGGATGGTTCAAACGCTGCAGCGCATGATCAGAGAACACTCCATGTGTAGCGCACACAATGGCTTCGGAGGCCCCCCGCTCGCGGAGGCTTTCGACCACATTGACAATGGTTGAGCCGGTATCAATCTGGTCCTCGATAATAACCGGAGTCCGCCCCTCTACATCGCCGATGACATGGGTAATGACCGATTCGTTATGGGCAGGCCGTTTCTTGAACATGATCGAAAACGGGGAATCCAGATAATTGGCCAGCTTCTCGGCCGTTTTGGCCCGGCCCGCATCCGGGGAAACAATCACCATTCGGGCGAGATTCAGCGACTTTAGATAATCGCCAATCAGATCCAGAGTCGTCAAATGATCCACGGGGATATTAAAAAACCCCTGGATCGCCGGCGCGTGCAAGTCGATCGTAATGACCCGGCTCGCCCCGCAAGTCGTCAGGACATCGGCGACCATTTTGGCGGAAATCGGTTCACGAGGCGCCGACTTTCTCTCCTGCCTTGCATATCCATAGTATGGCACTACGATGTTGATCGTCCGTGCCGAAGCACGTTTGGCCGCATCGATCATAACCAGAAGTTCCACGAACATCTCATTGATCGGATGCGAAAACGACTGCACGAGAAATACGTCGCAGTTCCGAATGCTTTCTTCGTAATTGACGTAAATCTCGCCGTTTTTAAACCGGGATATCGTAACATCCCCAAGCTCCGCTCCCAGACTTTCACAGATGCTTTGGGCCAACAAAGGATTTGACGATCCAGAAAAAATACGCACCTTATGCTGCATATACTCCTCCCCATACCCGTAGTTAGACTTCCAGAGGCACCATTGTTTTCTGCCGTTTCTCGAACACCGCCAGCTCACGGAAACCAATCTCCCAGAGCGCGCTTCTTGCGCGGTCGAGATTCTCCCCAAGCTTCTTTGGGTCATGGGCGTCCGATCCCACCGTCATGGGAATGCCCAACCTGAATGCCTCTCGCAGCATTCGTTCGGACGGGAACATTTCCGCACAGGGTTTGGTCCAACCGGAGGCGTTCAGCTCCATGACAACACCGCTGCGAGCTACAGCCGCCAGCGCGACATTTTCAAGGGCTTCCACTTCTGCCGCCGCTTCCGCTCCCGGATGATAGCCAAATCGTTTAATGACGTCCAAATGGCCCATGATATCGTAAAATCCGGTCGCAGCCGCCTTTTGTACGGCATCATAATAGGTTCGGTATACATCCAGTCTGTCGCGGCCATCCCAACCATGAACCTGACGATGATCCGTTATATCCCACTCCCCCAGAAAATGGACGGAACCGATGACATAATCCCAAGGATAGGCGTGGATGATCCGTTCAATCTCTTCTTCCCAGCCTTCGATGTAGTCGCCCTCAAGACCTACGCGTATATCTATTTGCTCTTTATACTTCTCCTTCAGACTCAAACATTCCTCCACGTAACGCGGAAGCTCATCCATTGGCATGGCCATTTCCGGATAATACGAGGCGGGATCGACATGAATGAGCGGCATATGGTCCGACAAGCCGATTTGGTCCAATCCGAGTTCGATGCCGCGGCGAATGTACTCTTCAAGCTCGCCTACCGCATGTCCGCAGCGGACGTGATGCGTATGATAATCGATCATCATGGCTTAGGGCTCGCCTCCTAGTCTCTGCGCGGACGCTCGTGGCGCCGATCCAGTTCCGCCATAATTTCATCCAGGGGGAGCTTCCGCTCCTGCAGCAGAACAAGCAGGTGATAGATCAGGTCGCTAACCTCAAGGCGAAGTTCGGCGTTATCCTTGTTTTTAGCCGCGATGATCGTTTCCGCCGTTTCTTCTCCAATCTTTTTGAGAATTTTATCGATGCCTTTTTCAAACAAATAGGTTGTGTAGGCGCCTTCAGGACGTTCTTTTTCCCGCTCGGCAATGACCTGTTCCAGCTCCTCCAGCACCGCAAACCGGTGTCTGTCCCCTCCAGCCTCGCTGCCGTTTGATGCAGCAACTGTGATAGAAGAGGACGTAATTTCACGGTAGAAACAGGTCCGCTCCCCGGTATGGCATGCCGGGCCCGCCGGTTTCACCAGAAACAGGAGGGTATCCCCGTCGCAGTCAAAATGAGCGGAGGCAACCCTTTGCGTATTGCCTGAACTCCCGCCTTTATGCCACAGCTCCTGACGTGATCTGCTCCAGAACCAGGTTTCGCCGGTTTCCATCGTGCGCTGCAGCGACTCCCGGTTCATGTAAGCCATCATCAGCACTTCTTTGCTCGCCGCATCCTGAACAATTGCCGGGACAAGCCCCTCCTTGTCAAAATGGATGCTTCCAAGCACCTGTTCCCATGACTGCAGCTCTCTTTGCCCGCTCATCTGATCTCAACTCCTTTTTGCTTTAAATGTCCTTTAAGTTCCGGTATCGAAATCTCCTTATAGTGGAATATCGTGGCTGCAAGCCCCGCGTCCGCTTTACCTTTCGTAAACACTTCGACAAAATCATCCTTGGCGCCTGCGCCGCCCGAAGCGATAACCGGAATCCGGACTGCATCTGACACCGCCGCGGTAAGGGAAATGTCGAAACCGTCTTTCGTGCCGTCGGCATCCATGCTTGTCAGGAGAATTTCACCGGCTCCGAGTTCTTCCGCTTTCCGCACCCACTCAAGCGCCCGGACTCCCGAAGGTTTGCGGCCGCCATGCGTATACACTTCCCATTCGCCCCACGCATCGTTGTACTTGGCGTCCACAGCCACAACAATGCATTGTGAGCCAAAATACCGCGCACCATCCGCAATCAGCTGCGGGTTCAGGACAGCCGCCGTATTGATTCCGATTTTATCTGCGCCGGCGCGGAGAATTCTTTTCATATCATCGACCTTGGAAATCCCTCCGCCGACCG
Encoded proteins:
- a CDS encoding response regulator transcription factor; translated protein: MIRIVIAEDQRLLRGALASLLDLEDDLEVIGEAGDGQEALSMILNQKPDVCLLDIEMPILTGIEVAEQLQAEFSPCRIIILTTFARPGYFERAVKAGVSGYLLKDEPSDKLAESIRRVMQGHRAISPELIFDSVAKKNPLTPRECEVLRLISSGQTTNEIARSLHLSHGTVRNYISEILNKLEVKNRIEAISLAEENGWI
- the trxB gene encoding thioredoxin-disulfide reductase, giving the protein MYKSIIIGTGPAGLTAAIYLARANMKPLVIEGMQPGGQLTTTTEVENFPGFPDGIMGPELMDNMRKQAERFGAEFKTGWVNKVDFSKRPFKLSVEGMGEVEAETVIVSTGASAKYLGIPGEQENIGRGVSTCATCDGFFFRGKKIVVVGGGDSAMEEANFLTRFASSVTLVHRRDELRASKIMQDRARGNGKIDWSLNRNPLEVVAGENGVKGLKVLNNETGQEELIEADGIFVAIGHTPNTKFLDNQVTTDEVGYIVVKPGTTETNIPGVFACGDVQDVRYRQAISAAGTGCMAAMDCEKFLEGSMVHDWSETL
- a CDS encoding tetratricopeptide repeat protein, producing MEEDHLKAEDLQHKVIPIHMNANFFFERAVRSLDRFRYDKALKYFRKAVEYEPENPVNHCNMAGILSEMGDYEGSNAVLFDILEHVDASMTECYFYMANNFANMENFEEAERMLVKYLEEDPEGQFLEEAEEMMELFQSELERPPVKVNRIRSREGVMEHEQARALMEEGKFAQAAELLEQIVQEQPDFLAARNNLALAYYYMGLFRKAKATIAEVLELEEGNVHGLCNLAIFYQHEGDTISLNPLLRMLEVLVPFHREHVFKLATTMGILGKHEAAYRHFRRLLKDSELNGDPSLHHFTAVAAFNSGRFREAGQCWRKLQKLDPASDIPGFYLDQLERFDLTGKQGYELSYHYHLPFEEQLKRWEKDESGLCEEVKTNPMIRSSFFWALRYGDKATKLQVIRALGWIADEEVKETLETFLKEPDEPAELKNEALRVLAEMGLEDTSQAILEASAASSSSMVAETQLAYTYQGGDTLQAVVDQALLHMDETAGREQKKHLQNLWYQFLGKLYPDKPIIRHTEGWSAALEYLTSKQHGGSVTYQEVAQRYGISPSTVSRYAKRIDSVCSLKEEKDDMFCPFTENV
- a CDS encoding ribose-phosphate diphosphokinase translates to MQHKVRIFSGSSNPLLAQSICESLGAELGDVTISRFKNGEIYVNYEESIRNCDVFLVQSFSHPINEMFVELLVMIDAAKRASARTINIVVPYYGYARQERKSAPREPISAKMVADVLTTCGASRVITIDLHAPAIQGFFNIPVDHLTTLDLIGDYLKSLNLARMVIVSPDAGRAKTAEKLANYLDSPFSIMFKKRPAHNESVITHVIGDVEGRTPVIIEDQIDTGSTIVNVVESLRERGASEAIVCATHGVFSDHALQRLNHPHIREVVVTDSIAASGDRPEWLKVLTVAPILSTAVRIILEGGSLATLFKDAGV
- the hisJ gene encoding histidinol-phosphatase HisJ, with protein sequence MMIDYHTHHVRCGHAVGELEEYIRRGIELGLDQIGLSDHMPLIHVDPASYYPEMAMPMDELPRYVEECLSLKEKYKEQIDIRVGLEGDYIEGWEEEIERIIHAYPWDYVIGSVHFLGEWDITDHRQVHGWDGRDRLDVYRTYYDAVQKAAATGFYDIMGHLDVIKRFGYHPGAEAAAEVEALENVALAAVARSGVVMELNASGWTKPCAEMFPSERMLREAFRLGIPMTVGSDAHDPKKLGENLDRARSALWEIGFRELAVFEKRQKTMVPLEV
- the hisIE gene encoding bifunctional phosphoribosyl-AMP cyclohydrolase/phosphoribosyl-ATP diphosphatase HisIE, whose translation is MSGQRELQSWEQVLGSIHFDKEGLVPAIVQDAASKEVLMMAYMNRESLQRTMETGETWFWSRSRQELWHKGGSSGNTQRVASAHFDCDGDTLLFLVKPAGPACHTGERTCFYREITSSSITVAASNGSEAGGDRHRFAVLEELEQVIAEREKERPEGAYTTYLFEKGIDKILKKIGEETAETIIAAKNKDNAELRLEVSDLIYHLLVLLQERKLPLDEIMAELDRRHERPRRD
- the hisF gene encoding imidazole glycerol phosphate synthase subunit HisF, coding for MLAKRIIPCLDVKDGRVVKGVHFENLRDAGDPVELAALYDREGADELVFLDISASVEGRETMTEIVRKTAGEIAIPFTVGGGISKVDDMKRILRAGADKIGINTAAVLNPQLIADGARYFGSQCIVVAVDAKYNDAWGEWEVYTHGGRKPSGVRALEWVRKAEELGAGEILLTSMDADGTKDGFDISLTAAVSDAVRIPVIASGGAGAKDDFVEVFTKGKADAGLAATIFHYKEISIPELKGHLKQKGVEIR